Proteins from a single region of Colias croceus chromosome Z, ilColCroc2.1:
- the LOC123704962 gene encoding potassium channel subfamily T member 2 isoform X5: MELSGGGESAEGPSSRGSAKVNFPPDVELERRATSAFGSVLHRGRGRSMSAWSDISRSSIRFEERVRVEYYVNENTFKERLQLYFIKNQRSSLRIRIVNLFFKILACLLYIFRVCADGDPINATCYGCKPGNKSEFEFSANLTEEEFQEHPIINWDGIIWVHRPLYLWLVQVILAMISLAEAILLAYLGYKGNIWQQILSFHFILEMVNTVPFALTVPFPPLRNLFIPVFLNCWLAKRSLENMFNDLHRAMQKSQSALSQQLMILCVTLLCLVFTSVCGIQHFQRAGHRHLNLFQATYFVVVTFSTVGYGDFVPDIWPSQLFMVIMIGVALVVLPTQFEQLAFTWMERQKLGGSYSSHRAQSEKHVVVCSTTLHADTIMDFLNEFYAHPLLQDYYVVLLSPMELDTTMRMILQVPIWAQRVIYIQGSCLKDTDLIRARMNEAEACFILAARNYADKTAADEHTILRSWAVKDFAPDVPQYVQIFRPENKLHVKFAEFVVCEDEFKYALLANNCTCPGASTLVTLLLHTSRGQEGQQSPEEWHRLYGKCSGNEIYHILLGDSRFFGEYEGKSFTYASFHSHRKYGVALVGVRPAELPEFYEETILLNPGPRHIMKASDTCYYMSITKEENSAFVSDKQAEKPIAKDQTACSLVSNERDAEEGGGRKRADGSKMDPFDLPKVVLQAPASSNASPSRHTVSSANFTMTSYKVEGSESRLCLKDSPATDSATDSHLLLPRPDNPNFLSPDTLHSRRGSRRPSILPVPDMVTSSLNIASDNQEEEPEVDASEDELEDNVPWRSPSEKIADDATSSSMWSLDCHGRSAWRNDFSRIVKGFPPVSPFIGVSPTLCYLLKEKKPLCCLQLAQVCEHCSYRNAKEYQWQNKTIILAADYASNGIYNFIIPLRAHFRSKTSLNPIILLLERRPDIAFLDAISYFPLVYWMMGTIDSLDDLLRAGITLAENVVVVNKELSNSAEEDSLSDCNTIVAVQTMFKFFPSIRSITELSQSSNMRFMQFRAHDKYALHLSKMEKREKERGSHISYMFRLPFAAGSVFSASMLDTLLYQAFVKDYVITFVRLLLGVDQAPGSGFLTSMKITKEDMWIRTYGRLYQKLCSTSCEIPIGIYRTQDTSLADPSHVSMSPRGSSSWLWSRLTGMRTSQGSYSASLADEARDNHAQQIERAEIANLVRSRMESLNLSGIDYDDVSEKRNSLSYVIINPSCDLNLQEGDIIYLVRPSPFSAQKTFERHNSRRKSNISFCSSALIQAAAGDGRRGSAMAGLSSLSPRAPPLSNTKANSLSLPDSPTILTDFRGRSNSLRVVDESLLRRSNSLRQGIGLGAISRRRKSSLEEIGITHFNSLLQHQQQQQQQNAEAIKMALNGSIGLEVTPPDEGPVDLGGPFSGYQELAAALPSASSAASLSPDPQLLQGTIV, encoded by the exons GTTTACGCATTAGGATAGTAAACCTATTTTTCAAGATTTTGGCGTGTCTCCTGTATATATTCCGCGTCTGTGCTGATGGAGACCCAATTAATGCAACATG TTACGGCTGCAAACCAGGCAACAAGTCGGAGTTCGAGTTCTCCGCGAACCTCACGGAGGAGGAGTTCCAGGAGCACCCCATCATCAACTGGGACGGCATCATCTGGGTGCACCGGCCACTCTACCTCTGGCTCGTGCAGGTCATCCTGGCCATGATCTCGCTGGCTGAAGCCATCCTGCTGGCGTATTTGGGATATAAA GGCAACATATGGCAGCAGATTCTGTCATTTCACTTTATTCTAGAGATGGTGAACACCGTGCCATTTGCGTTGACG GTTCCTTTCCCACCGCTGCGGAACCTGTTCATACCTGTGTTTCTCAACTGCTGGCTCGCTAAGAGATCTCTTGAAAACATGTTT AACGATTTGCACCGAGCCATGCAAAAGTCACAGTCAGCTCTTTCACAACAACTTATGATATTATGTGTGACGCTACTGTGTCTCGTTTTTACAAG CGTCTGCGGCATCCAGCACTTCCAGCGCGCGGGGCACCGGCACCTGAACCTGTTCCAGGCGACCTACTTCGTGGTGGTGACCTTCTCCACGGTGGGCTACGGGGACTTCGTGCCGGACATCTGGCCCTCGCAGCTGTTCATGGTCATCATGATTGGAGTCGCGCTTGTTGTTTTGCCGACTCAG TTCGAGCAACTAGCGTTCACATGGATGGAGCGGCAGAAGCTGGGCGGCTCGTACTCCTCCCACCGAGCGCAGTCGGAGAAGCACGTGGTGGTCTGCTCCACCACGCTCCACGCGGACACCATCATGGACTTCCTCAACGAGTTCTATGCACACCCTCTGCTGCAGGACTACTACGTGGTGCTCTTGTCTCCCATGGAACTTGATACTACGATGAGGATGATACTGCAG GTCCCTATATGGGCACAGCGCGTGATCTACATCCAAGGGTCATGCCTCAAGGACACAGACCTGATCCGCGCGAGGATGAACGAGGCAGAGGCCTGTTTCATCCTCGCTGCGAGGAACTATGCTGATAAAACTGCTGCAGATGAGCATACTATCCTCAG GTCATGGGCCGTTAAAGACTTCGCTCCAGACGTGCCGCAGTACGTGCAGATCTTCAGACCAGAGAACAAATTGCACGTGAAGTTCGCAGAGTTCGTGGTCTGCGAGGACGAGTTCAAGTATGCTCTGCTGGCGAACAACTGCACCTGCCCTGGAGCGTCCACACTGGTCACCTTGCTGCTGCACACCAGCCGAGGACA aGAAGGGCAACAGTCGCCCGAGGAGTGGCACAGGCTGTACGGCAAGTGCTCCGGCAACGAGATCTACCACATCCTGCTCGGCGACAGCCGCTTCTTCGGCGAGTACGAGGGCAAGAGCTTCACCTACGCCAGCTTCCACTCACACCGCAA GTACGGTGTCGCCTTGGTCGGAGTTCGCCCCGCCGAACTACCAGAATTTTATGAGGAAACGATATTATTAAATCCCGGTCCGAGACACATAATGAAAGCGAGTGATACATGTTATTATATGAGCATCACAAAAGAGGAGAATTCCGCTTTTGTTTCCGACAAACAGGCGGAGAAACCGATAGCAAAAGATCAGACAGCTTGTAGCCTGGTCTCTAACGAGAGGGACGCGGAAGAGGGAGGCGGGCGGAAAAGAGCAGACGGTAGTAAAATGGATCCATTCGACCTCCCAAAAGTGGTTCTACAAGCTCCCGCAAGTTCAAATGCATCGCCATCACGCCATACTGTTTCATCCGCTAATTTTACTATGACTAGCT ATAAAGTGGAGGGCTCGGAGTCTCGTCTGTGTCTCAAAGACTCCCCGGCTACCGACAGCGCTACGGACAGTCATCTGCTCTTGCCACGGCCAGACAATCCTAACTTCCTTAGTCCTGATACTCTACATTCACGGCGAg GAAGCAGACGACCATCGATACTGCCTGTACCGGACATGGTGACCAGCAGCCTGAACATTGCGTCAGACAACCAAGAGGAGGAGCCCGAAGTGGACGCCAGTGAAGATGAACTGGAAGACAACGTGCCCTGGAGGTCCCCTTCAGAGAAGATCGC AGACGACGCGACCAGCAGCTCCATGTGGTCGCTGGACTGCCACGGGAGGTCCGCCTGGCGCAACGACTTCTCGAG GATCGTGAAAGGTTTCCCGCCAGTCTCGCCTTTCATCGGAGTGAGTCCGACGCTTTGCTACTTGCTTAAGGAAAAGAAGCCGCTGTGCTGTCTGCAACTAGCGCAAGTGTGTGAGCATTGCTCGTATAGAAACGCGAAGGAGTACCAGTGGCAGAACAAGACGATCATCTTGGCAGCAGATTATGCGTCTAACGGaatttacaactttataatTCCCTTGCGAGCTCACTTTAGATCAAAGACGTCGCTGAATCCAATTATACTGCTACTGGAACGCAGACCTGATATAGCATTTTTGGATGCCATATCATACTTCCCGTTGGTATATTGGATGATGGGAACCATTGATTC GTTGGATGATCTTCTTAGAGCTGGGATAACTCTCGCAGAGAATGTTGTAGTGGTCAATAAGGAATTGTCAAATTCAGCGGAAGAGGACAGTTTGTCCGACTGCAACACCATTGTGGCGGTTCAAACAATGTTCAA ATTCTTTCCATCAATAAGATCCATCACGGAGCTATCGCAATCGTCGAACATGCGCTTCATGCAGTTCCGTGCACATGACAAATATGCTCTGCATCTTTCAAAGATGGAAAAG CGTGAAAAGGAGCGCGGCTCGCACATATCATACATGTTCCGCCTCCCGTTCGCCGCGGGCTCCGTGTTCTCGGCGTCCATGCTGGACACTCTGCTGTACCAGGCCTTCGTCAAGGACTACGTCATCACGTTCGTCCGCCTGCTGCTGGGGGTCGACCAGGCGCCTGGATCCGGGTTCCTTACATCC ATGAAAATAACAAAGGAAGACATGTGGATCCGTACATACGGTCGGCTTTACCAAAAGTTATGTTCGACATCTTGCGAAATCCCGATCGGTATCTATCGAACCCAGGACACGAGCCTGGCCGACCCTTCTCACGTGAGTATGTCTCCACGCGGCTCCTCAAGTTGGTTATGGTCACGCCTCACGGGAATGCGAACATCGCAAGGATCG TATTCGGCGAGTCTCGCTGATGAGGCGAGGGACAACCACGCGCAACAGATTGAGAGGGCTGAGATAGCGAACTTGGTGCGATCTCGCATGGAGTCGCTAAATTTGAGCGGGATCGACTATGACGATGTCAGTGAGAAGCGCAACAGCCTGTCTTACGTTATCATCAACCCCAGCTGCGATTTGAACTTGCAGGAAGGAGATATCAT ATATCTCGTTCGACCATCCCCGTTCTCGGCGCAGAAGACATTCGAACGCCACAACAGTCGCCGAAAGTCGAACATAAGCTTCTGTTCGAGCGCATTGATTCAAGCGGCGGCGGGTGACGGTCGCAGAGGCTCAGCCATGGCGGGCCTGTCGAGCTTGTCACCCCGGGCGCCGCCCCTGTCCAACACCAAGGCGAATTCGCTGTCGCTGCCTGACAGTCCCACCATATTAACGGACTTTCGAGGCCGCTCCAACTCGCTGCGAGTGGTCGACGAGTCCTTGCTGCGTCGGTCGAACTCTCTGCGGCAGGGTATCGGCTTGGGCGCGATATCTCGCCGGCGAAAGAGCAGCCTCGAAGAGATCGGCATCACGCACTTCAACTCGCTGCTGCAACATCAACAGCAACAGCAGCAGCAGAACGCCGAGGCGATCAAGATGGCGCTGAACGGGAGCATCGGCTTGGAAGTGACGCCGCCCGACGAGGGGCCCGTGGACCTGGGCGGGCCGTTCAGCGGCTACCAGGAGCTGGCGGCGGCGCTGCCCTCCGCGTCGTCGGCGGCGAGCCTGTCGCCGGACCCGCAGCTGCTGCAGGGCACCATCGTATGA
- the LOC123704962 gene encoding potassium channel subfamily T member 2 isoform X6: MELSGGGESAEGPSSRGSAKVNFPPDVELERRATSAFGSVLHRGRGRSMSAWSDISRSSIRFEERVRVEYYVNENTFKERLQLYFIKNQRSSLRIRIVNLFFKILACLLYIFRVCADGDPINATCYGCKPGNKSEFEFSANLTEEEFQEHPIINWDGIIWVHRPLYLWLVQVILAMISLAEAILLAYLGYKGNIWQQILSFHFILEMVNTVPFALTVPFPPLRNLFIPVFLNCWLAKRSLENMFNDLHRAMQKSQSALSQQLMILCVTLLCLVFTSVCGIQHFQRAGHRHLNLFQATYFVVVTFSTVGYGDFVPDIWPSQLFMVIMIGVALVVLPTQFEQLAFTWMERQKLGGSYSSHRAQSEKHVVVCSTTLHADTIMDFLNEFYAHPLLQDYYVVLLSPMELDTTMRMILQVPIWAQRVIYIQGSCLKDTDLIRARMNEAEACFILAARNYADKTAADEHTILRSWAVKDFAPDVPQYVQIFRPENKLHVKFAEFVVCEDEFKYALLANNCTCPGASTLVTLLLHTSRGQEGQQSPEEWHRLYGKCSGNEIYHILLGDSRFFGEYEGKSFTYASFHSHRKYGVALVGVRPAELPEFYEETILLNPGPRHIMKASDTCYYMSITKEENSAFVSDKQAEKPIAKDQTACSLVSNERDAEEGGGRKRADDKVEGSESRLCLKDSPATDSATDSHLLLPRPDNPNFLSPDTLHSRRGSRRPSILPVPDMVTSSLNIASDNQEEEPEVDASEDELEDNVPWRSPSEKIADDATSSSMWSLDCHGRSAWRNDFSRIVKGFPPVSPFIGVSPTLCYLLKEKKPLCCLQLAQVCEHCSYRNAKEYQWQNKTIILAADYASNGIYNFIIPLRAHFRSKTSLNPIILLLERRPDIAFLDAISYFPLVYWMMGTIDSLDDLLRAGITLAENVVVVNKELSNSAEEDSLSDCNTIVAVQTMFKFFPSIRSITELSQSSNMRFMQFRAHDKYALHLSKMEKREKERGSHISYMFRLPFAAGSVFSASMLDTLLYQAFVKDYVITFVRLLLGVDQAPGSGFLTSMKITKEDMWIRTYGRLYQKLCSTSCEIPIGIYRTQDTSLADPSHVSMSPRGSSSWLWSRLTGMRTSQGSAGSEESRQGGRAEGRTDSRSPTGCLSGCYGDRTPAYSASLADEARDNHAQQIERAEIANLVRSRMESLNLSGIDYDDVSEKRNSLSYVIINPSCDLNLQEGDIIYLVRPSPFSAQKTFERHNSRRKSNISFCSSALIQAAAGDGRRGSAMAGLSSLSPRAPPLSNTKANSLSLPDSPTILTDFRGRSNSLRVVDESLLRRSNSLRQGIGLGAISRRRKSSLEEIGITHFNSLLQHQQQQQQQNAEAIKMALNGSIGLEVTPPDEGPVDLGGPFSGYQELAAALPSASSAASLSPDPQLLQGTIV; encoded by the exons GTTTACGCATTAGGATAGTAAACCTATTTTTCAAGATTTTGGCGTGTCTCCTGTATATATTCCGCGTCTGTGCTGATGGAGACCCAATTAATGCAACATG TTACGGCTGCAAACCAGGCAACAAGTCGGAGTTCGAGTTCTCCGCGAACCTCACGGAGGAGGAGTTCCAGGAGCACCCCATCATCAACTGGGACGGCATCATCTGGGTGCACCGGCCACTCTACCTCTGGCTCGTGCAGGTCATCCTGGCCATGATCTCGCTGGCTGAAGCCATCCTGCTGGCGTATTTGGGATATAAA GGCAACATATGGCAGCAGATTCTGTCATTTCACTTTATTCTAGAGATGGTGAACACCGTGCCATTTGCGTTGACG GTTCCTTTCCCACCGCTGCGGAACCTGTTCATACCTGTGTTTCTCAACTGCTGGCTCGCTAAGAGATCTCTTGAAAACATGTTT AACGATTTGCACCGAGCCATGCAAAAGTCACAGTCAGCTCTTTCACAACAACTTATGATATTATGTGTGACGCTACTGTGTCTCGTTTTTACAAG CGTCTGCGGCATCCAGCACTTCCAGCGCGCGGGGCACCGGCACCTGAACCTGTTCCAGGCGACCTACTTCGTGGTGGTGACCTTCTCCACGGTGGGCTACGGGGACTTCGTGCCGGACATCTGGCCCTCGCAGCTGTTCATGGTCATCATGATTGGAGTCGCGCTTGTTGTTTTGCCGACTCAG TTCGAGCAACTAGCGTTCACATGGATGGAGCGGCAGAAGCTGGGCGGCTCGTACTCCTCCCACCGAGCGCAGTCGGAGAAGCACGTGGTGGTCTGCTCCACCACGCTCCACGCGGACACCATCATGGACTTCCTCAACGAGTTCTATGCACACCCTCTGCTGCAGGACTACTACGTGGTGCTCTTGTCTCCCATGGAACTTGATACTACGATGAGGATGATACTGCAG GTCCCTATATGGGCACAGCGCGTGATCTACATCCAAGGGTCATGCCTCAAGGACACAGACCTGATCCGCGCGAGGATGAACGAGGCAGAGGCCTGTTTCATCCTCGCTGCGAGGAACTATGCTGATAAAACTGCTGCAGATGAGCATACTATCCTCAG GTCATGGGCCGTTAAAGACTTCGCTCCAGACGTGCCGCAGTACGTGCAGATCTTCAGACCAGAGAACAAATTGCACGTGAAGTTCGCAGAGTTCGTGGTCTGCGAGGACGAGTTCAAGTATGCTCTGCTGGCGAACAACTGCACCTGCCCTGGAGCGTCCACACTGGTCACCTTGCTGCTGCACACCAGCCGAGGACA aGAAGGGCAACAGTCGCCCGAGGAGTGGCACAGGCTGTACGGCAAGTGCTCCGGCAACGAGATCTACCACATCCTGCTCGGCGACAGCCGCTTCTTCGGCGAGTACGAGGGCAAGAGCTTCACCTACGCCAGCTTCCACTCACACCGCAA GTACGGTGTCGCCTTGGTCGGAGTTCGCCCCGCCGAACTACCAGAATTTTATGAGGAAACGATATTATTAAATCCCGGTCCGAGACACATAATGAAAGCGAGTGATACATGTTATTATATGAGCATCACAAAAGAGGAGAATTCCGCTTTTGTTTCCGACAAACAGGCGGAGAAACCGATAGCAAAAGATCAGACAGCTTGTAGCCTGGTCTCTAACGAGAGGGACGCGGAAGAGGGAGGCGGGCGGAAAAGAGCAGACG ATAAAGTGGAGGGCTCGGAGTCTCGTCTGTGTCTCAAAGACTCCCCGGCTACCGACAGCGCTACGGACAGTCATCTGCTCTTGCCACGGCCAGACAATCCTAACTTCCTTAGTCCTGATACTCTACATTCACGGCGAg GAAGCAGACGACCATCGATACTGCCTGTACCGGACATGGTGACCAGCAGCCTGAACATTGCGTCAGACAACCAAGAGGAGGAGCCCGAAGTGGACGCCAGTGAAGATGAACTGGAAGACAACGTGCCCTGGAGGTCCCCTTCAGAGAAGATCGC AGACGACGCGACCAGCAGCTCCATGTGGTCGCTGGACTGCCACGGGAGGTCCGCCTGGCGCAACGACTTCTCGAG GATCGTGAAAGGTTTCCCGCCAGTCTCGCCTTTCATCGGAGTGAGTCCGACGCTTTGCTACTTGCTTAAGGAAAAGAAGCCGCTGTGCTGTCTGCAACTAGCGCAAGTGTGTGAGCATTGCTCGTATAGAAACGCGAAGGAGTACCAGTGGCAGAACAAGACGATCATCTTGGCAGCAGATTATGCGTCTAACGGaatttacaactttataatTCCCTTGCGAGCTCACTTTAGATCAAAGACGTCGCTGAATCCAATTATACTGCTACTGGAACGCAGACCTGATATAGCATTTTTGGATGCCATATCATACTTCCCGTTGGTATATTGGATGATGGGAACCATTGATTC GTTGGATGATCTTCTTAGAGCTGGGATAACTCTCGCAGAGAATGTTGTAGTGGTCAATAAGGAATTGTCAAATTCAGCGGAAGAGGACAGTTTGTCCGACTGCAACACCATTGTGGCGGTTCAAACAATGTTCAA ATTCTTTCCATCAATAAGATCCATCACGGAGCTATCGCAATCGTCGAACATGCGCTTCATGCAGTTCCGTGCACATGACAAATATGCTCTGCATCTTTCAAAGATGGAAAAG CGTGAAAAGGAGCGCGGCTCGCACATATCATACATGTTCCGCCTCCCGTTCGCCGCGGGCTCCGTGTTCTCGGCGTCCATGCTGGACACTCTGCTGTACCAGGCCTTCGTCAAGGACTACGTCATCACGTTCGTCCGCCTGCTGCTGGGGGTCGACCAGGCGCCTGGATCCGGGTTCCTTACATCC ATGAAAATAACAAAGGAAGACATGTGGATCCGTACATACGGTCGGCTTTACCAAAAGTTATGTTCGACATCTTGCGAAATCCCGATCGGTATCTATCGAACCCAGGACACGAGCCTGGCCGACCCTTCTCACGTGAGTATGTCTCCACGCGGCTCCTCAAGTTGGTTATGGTCACGCCTCACGGGAATGCGAACATCGCAAGGATCG GCGGGTTCGGAGGAGAGCCGGCAGGGCGGAAGGGCGGAGGGCCGGACCGACTCGCGGTCTCCGACGGGCTGCCTGAGCGGCTGCTACGGCGACCGCACGCCGGCG TATTCGGCGAGTCTCGCTGATGAGGCGAGGGACAACCACGCGCAACAGATTGAGAGGGCTGAGATAGCGAACTTGGTGCGATCTCGCATGGAGTCGCTAAATTTGAGCGGGATCGACTATGACGATGTCAGTGAGAAGCGCAACAGCCTGTCTTACGTTATCATCAACCCCAGCTGCGATTTGAACTTGCAGGAAGGAGATATCAT ATATCTCGTTCGACCATCCCCGTTCTCGGCGCAGAAGACATTCGAACGCCACAACAGTCGCCGAAAGTCGAACATAAGCTTCTGTTCGAGCGCATTGATTCAAGCGGCGGCGGGTGACGGTCGCAGAGGCTCAGCCATGGCGGGCCTGTCGAGCTTGTCACCCCGGGCGCCGCCCCTGTCCAACACCAAGGCGAATTCGCTGTCGCTGCCTGACAGTCCCACCATATTAACGGACTTTCGAGGCCGCTCCAACTCGCTGCGAGTGGTCGACGAGTCCTTGCTGCGTCGGTCGAACTCTCTGCGGCAGGGTATCGGCTTGGGCGCGATATCTCGCCGGCGAAAGAGCAGCCTCGAAGAGATCGGCATCACGCACTTCAACTCGCTGCTGCAACATCAACAGCAACAGCAGCAGCAGAACGCCGAGGCGATCAAGATGGCGCTGAACGGGAGCATCGGCTTGGAAGTGACGCCGCCCGACGAGGGGCCCGTGGACCTGGGCGGGCCGTTCAGCGGCTACCAGGAGCTGGCGGCGGCGCTGCCCTCCGCGTCGTCGGCGGCGAGCCTGTCGCCGGACCCGCAGCTGCTGCAGGGCACCATCGTATGA